The following proteins are co-located in the Sporosarcina pasteurii genome:
- a CDS encoding iron chaperone, with translation MEVFEAFLAKIDHPEHKERVEEVLCWIKKQFPNLEQVVKWNQPMFTDHGTFIIGFSVAKHHMSVAPESVVIERFSDDIKQAGYDHTKELIRIKWTDSVDYSLLEKMIAFNIEDKIDCTTFWRK, from the coding sequence ATGGAAGTTTTCGAAGCGTTTTTAGCAAAAATTGATCACCCAGAACATAAGGAGCGAGTGGAAGAAGTCCTATGTTGGATAAAAAAGCAGTTTCCTAATTTAGAACAGGTTGTGAAATGGAATCAACCGATGTTTACGGACCATGGTACGTTTATTATTGGCTTTAGCGTTGCGAAACATCATATGTCTGTTGCCCCTGAGAGTGTAGTAATTGAACGTTTTTCTGACGATATTAAACAGGCCGGGTATGACCATACAAAGGAATTGATACGTATCAAATGGACTGATTCTGTTGATTATTCATTACTCGAGAAAATGATTGCATTTAATATTGAGGATAAAATAGATTGTACAACTTTTTGGCGAAAATAA